In Trifolium pratense cultivar HEN17-A07 linkage group LG7, ARS_RC_1.1, whole genome shotgun sequence, a genomic segment contains:
- the LOC123897490 gene encoding proteasome subunit alpha type-6, which yields MSRGSGGGYDRHITIFSPEGRLFQVEYAFKAVKAAGITSIGVRGKDSVCVVTQKKVPDKLLDQTSVTHLFPITKYLGLLATGMTADARTLVQQARNEAAEFRHKYGYEMPVDVLAKWIADKSQVYTQHAYMRPLGVVAMVLGIDDENGPQLYKCDPAGHYFGHKATSAGSKDQEAINFLEKKMKNDPSFTYDETVQTAISALQSVLQEDFKATEIEVGVVQNDKPEFRVLTTEEIDEHLTAISERD from the exons ATGAGTCGAGGAAGTGGAGGAGGTTACGATCGTCACATCACTATTTTCTCCCCCGAGGGGCGTCTCTTTCAAGTGG AGTATGCTTTCAAGGCTGTTAAGGCTGCAGGGATAACCTCGATTGGTGTCCGAGGAAAGGATTCTGTTTGCGTCGTTACTCAAAAAAAGGTTCCG GACAAGCTCTTGGATCAGACAAGTGTTACACACCTCTTTCCCATCACAAAGTACCTTGGTTTACTGGCAACTGGCATGACAG CTGATGCTAGGACACTGGTTCAACAAGCAAGAAATGAAGCAGCCGAGTTTCGCCATAAATATGGATATGAGATGCCTGTTGATGTGTTGGCTAAATG GATTGCAGACAAATCACAAGTCTATACTCAACATGCTTATATGAGACCACTTGGAGTAG TTGCCATGGTCTTGGGTATTGATGACGAAAATGGACCTCAGCTTTACAAATGTGACCCCGCCGGTCATTACTTTGGTCACAAG GCCACAAGTGCTGGATCGAAGGATCAAGAGGCAATTAATTTCTTggaaaagaagatgaagaacgaCCCTTCATTTACCTATGACGAGACAGTTCAG ACTGCAATTTCTGCCTTGCAATCAGTTCTTCAAGAGGATTTTAAGGCCACTGAGATTGAg GTTGGAGTGGTGCAAAATGACAAACCAGAGTTTAGAGTTTTGACCACCGAGGAAATTGATGAACACTTGACTGCCATCAGCGAGCGTGATTGA
- the LOC123897553 gene encoding protein FLX-like 1, with protein sequence MSNRNRGHPHPPPPPHAALSPQIHDPIFAMRGGGGGHPPHPSLLEDFRESQLGLGHRPLQLHPAAVIEERLAVQHGEIQGLLGDNQRFAATHVALKQELEAAQHELQRMAHFKDSLRADTEVRMRELYEKAGQLEAELRGAEAARAELQQIHGDVKELTAVRQDLSGQVQAMSQDLARMTADLKRMPALRADVDAMKQELQRARAAIEYEKKGFTENYEHGQVMEKKLIAMAREMEKLRAEIANAEKRARATAAAAAGNPGQGYNANYGTAETGYAGNPYPAYYGMNQAQPGVENFQQYAPAPGPVAWGAYDMQRAQGHR encoded by the exons ATGTCAAACAGAAACCGCGGCCACCCTCatcctcctccaccaccacaCGCCGCCTTATCTCCACAAATCCACGATCCAATCTTCGCCATGCGAGGTGGTGGAGGAGGCCATCCTCCACACCCATCCCTTCTAGAAGATTTCCGTGAATCTCAATTAGGGTTAGGTCACCGCCCTCTCCAACTCCACCCCGCTGCCGTCATCGAGGAGCGTCTCGCTGTTCAGCACGGAGAGATTCAAGGTCTATTAGGTGACAATCAGAGATTTGCGGCCACTCATGTGGCACTGAAACAGGAGCTTGAGGCTGCTCAACATGAATTGCAGAGAATGGCGCATTTTAAGGATTCTCTTAGGGCTGATACTGAGGTTCGGATGAGGGAATTGTATGAGAAGGCGGGTCAATTGGAGGCTGAGCTTCGTGGCGCCGAGGCAGCTAGGGCTGAACTTCAACAGATTCACGGTGATGTCAAAGAGCTCACTGCTGTTAGGCAGGATTTGTCTGGACAAGTGCAGGCTATGTCGCAGGATTTGGCGAGGATGACTGCTGATTTGAAACGAATGCCGGCTTTGAGAGCTGATGTTGATGCTATGAAACAAGAATTGCAACGTGCAAG AGCTGCCATTGAATATGAGAAGAAAGGATTCACGGAAAACTATGAACATGGTCAAGTGATGGAGAAGAAGTTGATTGCCATGGCTCGGGAGATGGAGAAGCTTCGTGCAGAGATTGCAAATGCAGAAAAAAGAGCACGTGCCACCGCTGCCGCCGCTGCTGGGAATCCAG GTCAAGGGTATAATGCAAATTATGGCACTGCTGAGACTGGATATGCTGGAAATCCTTACCCTGCCTATTATGGCATGAATCAG GCACAGCCTGGTGTCGAGAATTTTCAGCAGTATGCACCAGCACCTGGACCTGTTGCTTGGGGTGCATATGACATGCAGCGAGCTCAGGGACATCGATAG